The following proteins are co-located in the Verrucomicrobiia bacterium genome:
- a CDS encoding TRAP transporter large permease, translated as MISPVWVLAAGFVALLALNVPVAVAICLATWLAAVVAIGSPEIAAAALAERMATGVGSFSLLAIPFFILSGLLMARGGVAQRLMDLAAALVGRFPAGLAQVNVMSCMLFGSVSGSATAAVSSIGGFLVPEMERRGYRRETGVALTVTGATTGLLIPPSNIMIVYALAAGGTVSVAALFAAGIVPGLVFGTALMATAWWTLRGSGAGAGLGVLERPAVGRALGRAALSLSLIGVVLGGILGGVFTATEAAAVAVVYAGTLTLGVYREVRWRELAGILVQAGMTTGVVFLLIATSMAMSWILALEDVPARASAWLLGMAGSPVLVLLGMNLLLLAVGTFMDMTPAVLIFTPILGPVAAELGMDPVHFGIMLIANLCIGLCTPPVGTCLFVGCGVGGVTLGRASRAAVPFVGALGLALLAITYVPGLSLWLPGVLGMR; from the coding sequence GTGCCGGTGGCGGTGGCCATTTGCCTGGCGACGTGGCTGGCGGCGGTGGTGGCGATCGGCTCGCCGGAAATCGCGGCGGCGGCGCTGGCGGAGCGGATGGCGACCGGGGTGGGCAGTTTCTCGCTGCTGGCGATCCCGTTCTTCATCCTGTCGGGCTTGCTGATGGCGCGGGGCGGGGTGGCGCAACGCCTGATGGACCTGGCGGCGGCGCTGGTGGGGCGGTTCCCGGCCGGACTGGCTCAGGTGAATGTGATGTCCTGCATGCTGTTCGGATCGGTGAGCGGATCGGCGACGGCGGCGGTGTCGTCGATCGGGGGATTTCTGGTGCCGGAGATGGAGCGGCGGGGGTACCGGCGGGAGACGGGAGTGGCGTTGACGGTGACGGGGGCGACAACGGGGCTGCTGATTCCGCCGAGCAATATCATGATTGTCTATGCGCTGGCGGCGGGCGGGACGGTGTCGGTGGCGGCGCTGTTTGCGGCGGGGATTGTTCCTGGGCTGGTCTTTGGGACGGCGCTGATGGCGACGGCGTGGTGGACGCTGCGCGGGAGCGGGGCCGGGGCGGGGCTGGGGGTATTGGAACGACCGGCCGTGGGTCGGGCACTGGGGCGGGCGGCGTTGAGCCTGTCGCTGATCGGGGTGGTGTTGGGGGGGATCCTTGGCGGGGTATTTACGGCGACCGAGGCGGCGGCGGTGGCGGTGGTGTACGCAGGGACATTGACGCTGGGGGTGTACCGGGAGGTGCGTTGGCGGGAGCTGGCGGGGATCCTGGTTCAGGCCGGGATGACGACCGGAGTGGTGTTTCTGCTGATTGCGACATCGATGGCGATGTCATGGATCCTGGCGCTGGAAGACGTGCCGGCGAGGGCGAGCGCGTGGCTCTTGGGGATGGCAGGCAGTCCGGTGCTGGTGCTACTGGGGATGAACCTGCTGCTGCTGGCGGTGGGGACGTTCATGGACATGACGCCGGCGGTGCTGATTTTCACGCCGATCCTGGGTCCGGTGGCGGCGGAGCTGGGGATGGACCCGGTTCACTTCGGGATCATGCTGATCGCCAATCTATGCATTGGACTATGCACCCCGCCGGTGGGGACGTGCCTGTTTGTCGGCTGCGGGGTGGGAGGGGTGACACTGGGGCGGGCGAGTCGGGCTGCGGTGCCGTTTGTGGGGGCCTTGGGGTTGGCCCTGCTGGCCATCACCTATGTGCCGGGATTGTCACTCTGGCTGCCCGGGGTGCTGGGGATGCGATGA